In a genomic window of candidate division WOR-3 bacterium:
- a CDS encoding carboxypeptidase-like regulatory domain-containing protein: MKKVLGLLISISCAGLLIAGTGGISGRVTDLITGNPVVNAVVIACSDSTPAGRAQTNEQGNYQITGLEPGRYRVIAHARNYVTGHYPRPVVVQPERITSDINIALRPIEPHTGAVSGRVIDEITRKPIPNAVVIISNQGFRKRTRTDRNGYYICRGLRPGIYQVTATAPYYLPENYNEPVEVQEHQVTENINFALPPKPRRGGIAGQVVNSETGYPIAGVLVIARGENRQQTARTDGHGFYRILGLDPGNYEVSAFKPNYQPETYPEPVSVAPNEITRSIDFRLHPLNRQKD; encoded by the coding sequence ATGAAGAAAGTACTTGGACTGCTGATTAGCATCAGCTGCGCCGGGCTGCTGATTGCCGGGACAGGCGGAATCTCGGGACGGGTTACTGACCTCATTACCGGCAATCCGGTAGTCAATGCGGTCGTGATCGCCTGTTCCGACAGCACACCGGCGGGCAGAGCTCAGACCAATGAGCAGGGCAATTATCAGATAACCGGCTTGGAACCCGGGAGATACCGGGTTATTGCCCACGCCCGCAACTATGTGACCGGCCACTACCCCCGTCCGGTCGTCGTTCAGCCGGAAAGGATAACTTCGGATATCAACATCGCACTGCGTCCGATCGAACCCCACACCGGAGCTGTTTCCGGACGGGTGATTGATGAAATTACCCGAAAACCAATTCCCAACGCGGTGGTGATAATCAGCAATCAGGGTTTCAGAAAACGCACAAGAACCGACCGAAACGGATATTACATCTGCCGTGGTTTGAGACCCGGAATCTATCAAGTCACAGCCACGGCACCTTATTATCTGCCGGAGAATTACAATGAGCCCGTGGAGGTTCAAGAGCATCAAGTGACGGAAAATATCAACTTTGCTTTGCCCCCCAAACCTCGGAGAGGCGGAATTGCGGGACAGGTAGTTAACAGTGAAACCGGTTATCCGATTGCTGGTGTTCTCGTCATCGCTCGGGGCGAAAACAGGCAGCAAACAGCAAGAACCGATGGTCACGGCTTTTATCGAATCCTGGGGCTGGACCCTGGTAACTATGAAGTGTCCGCATTCAAACCAAACTATCAACCCGAAACCTATCCTGAACCGGTCTCTGTTGCACCCAACGAAATTACGCGCAGTATTGATTTCCGGCTTCACCCGTTGAACCGACAGAAGGATTGA
- a CDS encoding asparagine synthase-related protein — translation MPKAIALFSGGLDSILACALMQEQNVSLIALHFLPPFHPLPKKDERFLPRKMAHQLGIPLKIIPLRQDYISLIKNARYGYGGGMNPCIDCRIYTFTLARIFMEQIGADFVVTGEVLGERPMSQHRQAMELIERKSGLTGRLLRPLSAKLLEPTWPEIQGLINRERLLAIQGRSRKPQMELAANFGIREYPNPAGGCLLTDKIFARRLREALAHGEETIREVKLLRIGRHFRLDSGRKVIVGRNERENRIINNLSRPGDTILEPVDIPGPTVLLLNSTSEEDMLTAARICARYSDCKPMSEVKVGVRDKIFFVTSIEEDMLKNLRID, via the coding sequence ATGCCGAAGGCGATCGCGCTGTTCTCAGGTGGGCTTGACTCCATCCTCGCCTGCGCCTTAATGCAGGAACAGAATGTCTCCTTAATCGCCCTCCATTTTCTCCCCCCGTTTCATCCGCTGCCTAAGAAAGATGAACGTTTTCTCCCGCGGAAAATGGCGCATCAGCTCGGCATCCCGCTGAAAATCATCCCTTTACGCCAGGACTACATCTCATTGATTAAAAATGCGCGCTACGGATATGGTGGGGGAATGAACCCCTGTATTGACTGCCGGATTTATACCTTTACTCTCGCCCGCATCTTCATGGAACAGATCGGCGCCGATTTTGTGGTAACCGGGGAGGTACTTGGTGAACGCCCGATGTCTCAGCACCGGCAGGCAATGGAATTAATCGAAAGAAAATCCGGGCTTACCGGAAGGTTGCTACGTCCCCTTTCTGCCAAGCTGCTGGAACCGACCTGGCCGGAAATTCAGGGTTTGATCAACCGGGAAAGACTGCTGGCAATTCAGGGACGATCCCGTAAACCACAAATGGAACTGGCAGCAAATTTCGGTATCCGCGAGTATCCCAATCCCGCTGGTGGCTGTCTGCTCACCGACAAAATTTTTGCCCGGCGCCTGCGCGAAGCTCTCGCTCATGGCGAGGAAACCATAAGAGAAGTCAAACTTCTTCGGATCGGCAGACATTTCCGTCTGGATTCCGGCAGGAAAGTCATCGTTGGAAGAAATGAACGGGAAAACCGCATTATTAATAACCTGTCGCGGCCGGGTGATACAATTCTGGAACCGGTAGATATACCCGGACCGACCGTTCTGCTGCTGAATTCCACCTCCGAAGAAGACATGCTCACCGCTGCCCGTATCTGCGCCCGCTACTCAGATTGTAAACCAATGTCCGAGGTTAAAGTCGGGGTTCGGGACAAAATTTTCTTCGTTACATCAATAGAGGAAGATATGCTCAAGAACCTCCGAATCGACTGA
- a CDS encoding TspO/MBR family protein: MRRNLPKLAGSIALPLIIGFAGSMFTRPSVDSWFATLRKPVFAPPNWLFAPAWTLLYIIMGIAFYLIWQQGYSAKLRLAFTVYALQLILNLLWSLFFFGLRSPLLGFADIIILWIVVLINIILFYRLRHAAGLLLIPYILWLSFALVLNLSIVLLN, translated from the coding sequence ATGAGGAGGAATTTACCGAAACTCGCGGGATCAATCGCTCTCCCTCTGATAATTGGATTTGCCGGTTCGATGTTTACACGTCCATCAGTTGATAGCTGGTTTGCAACCCTGAGAAAGCCGGTTTTCGCTCCGCCGAACTGGCTGTTTGCCCCGGCATGGACATTGCTGTATATTATAATGGGAATCGCTTTTTATCTAATCTGGCAGCAGGGATATTCAGCGAAGCTGCGTTTGGCATTCACAGTTTATGCCCTGCAACTGATTCTGAATCTGCTCTGGTCGCTTTTCTTTTTCGGGTTACGCAGTCCGTTGCTGGGGTTCGCAGATATTATTATTCTCTGGATAGTAGTGCTAATTAATATTATTCTGTTTTACCGCCTAAGGCACGCAGCAGGTCTGCTGCTGATTCCTTATATCTTGTGGTTAAGCTTTGCTTTGGTTCTGAATCTGAGTATCGTGCTATTAAATTAA
- a CDS encoding peroxiredoxin, with translation MEDRQTEGKGIPLLGDEFPELKVQTTHGVIELPKAYAGKWFVLFSHPADFTPVCTTEFVAFQKRYEKFRALNCELIGLSVDQVFSHIKWEEWIKEKLGIEIEFPIIADTGKVASRLGLIHPGKGTNTVRAVFIVDDRAKIRIILYYPQELGRNIDEILRAVEAMQISDRYRVAMPANWPNNELIRDHVIVPPATDVKTARERLVKAKAGEFECFDWWLCHKKLAQ, from the coding sequence ATGGAAGACCGACAAACCGAAGGAAAAGGGATACCTTTGTTGGGCGATGAGTTTCCGGAACTGAAGGTCCAGACCACCCATGGTGTGATCGAACTGCCCAAGGCGTATGCCGGTAAGTGGTTTGTGCTTTTCAGCCACCCGGCGGATTTTACCCCGGTATGCACAACGGAATTTGTGGCATTCCAGAAGCGGTATGAAAAATTCCGGGCGCTGAACTGTGAATTGATCGGTCTGAGCGTTGATCAGGTGTTTTCTCATATCAAATGGGAAGAGTGGATTAAGGAGAAACTGGGTATTGAAATTGAGTTTCCGATAATAGCGGACACAGGCAAGGTAGCCAGTCGCCTCGGTCTGATTCATCCCGGTAAGGGAACAAATACGGTGCGGGCAGTTTTTATTGTCGACGACCGGGCAAAGATCCGTATCATTCTTTATTATCCCCAGGAACTGGGGCGAAATATCGACGAAATCCTGCGGGCGGTGGAGGCAATGCAGATTTCGGATCGCTACCGGGTGGCGATGCCGGCAAACTGGCCCAACAACGAACTGATCAGGGATCATGTGATTGTGCCTCCGGCAACGGATGTCAAAACCGCCCGGGAGCGTCTGGTGAAGGCAAAAGCAGGCGAGTTTGAATGTTTCGACTGGTGGCTCTGTCATAAGAAACTCGCACAGTGA
- a CDS encoding ferritin family protein, whose protein sequence is MLSDIPKKLKELDQKTLELEILRAGIIAELDAINLYEQMAAMTENAHIRKVLLDIAREEKTHFGEFEALLMKLDPEQVKESAEGRREIEELDSD, encoded by the coding sequence ATGCTTTCGGATATTCCGAAGAAATTGAAGGAGCTGGATCAAAAAACGCTGGAGCTTGAGATACTGCGGGCAGGAATCATTGCGGAACTGGATGCGATTAATCTTTATGAGCAGATGGCAGCGATGACCGAGAATGCACATATCCGGAAGGTGCTCCTTGATATTGCGCGGGAGGAAAAAACACATTTTGGCGAGTTTGAAGCGCTGCTGATGAAACTTGATCCAGAACAAGTTAAGGAATCGGCTGAAGGTAGAAGGGAGATCGAGGAGCTTGACAGTGATTGA